One Patescibacteria group bacterium genomic region harbors:
- the der gene encoding ribosome biogenesis GTPase Der, whose translation MNNITSNYVVAIVGRPNVGKSTLFNKIIGQNRAILSDIPGTTRDVLYENTTWNGMTFIIADTAGVELDAKSELEKDIFLQTKVALEGADLIIFMVDAQTGQQTEDLKAAELIRKLSKPVVLVVNKAEGNKYDNALHEFYKLGLGEPILISAISGKGVGDTLDLVVAQLTKLPKPKISPSARNTMATPTVKVAIVGRPNTGKSTLINQLAKKRLALVSDLPGTTRDIVRTVVDTGKIDLELTDTAGLRRRGKIDRGIEKFSSLLVIKAVQAADLVLLVIDAAEGVLAQDLHVAQIIEEEKKGVILVVNKWDAIEKNPRVTAEFDVYLDDKFNFLTWMPRVYISALTGQRTDKVIGAIMQVWESLNTRIPSKTLNNIISDAYAANPPKGRRKPPKIYFSSQIAVNPPTIKLKVNYPEELHFSYLRYLGKKLRIKYPMTGAPIRWEIIKSSTSDMA comes from the coding sequence GTGAATAATATTACATCAAATTATGTGGTGGCGATCGTGGGACGGCCGAATGTGGGCAAGTCCACTTTGTTTAATAAAATTATCGGACAAAATCGGGCGATTTTAAGCGACATCCCCGGCACCACGCGCGATGTTCTCTACGAAAACACTACTTGGAATGGAATGACTTTTATTATTGCCGATACCGCCGGTGTTGAGCTGGACGCCAAATCGGAATTAGAAAAAGATATTTTTCTGCAAACTAAAGTTGCCCTAGAAGGGGCTGATTTAATTATTTTTATGGTTGACGCTCAGACTGGCCAACAAACTGAAGATTTGAAAGCCGCTGAATTGATTCGTAAATTGAGCAAACCCGTAGTGCTAGTCGTCAATAAAGCTGAAGGGAATAAATATGACAATGCCCTGCATGAATTTTACAAACTCGGGTTGGGTGAACCTATTCTGATCTCAGCCATTTCTGGCAAAGGCGTCGGAGACACTCTGGATTTGGTGGTTGCCCAATTAACCAAGTTGCCTAAACCAAAAATATCGCCATCCGCTCGGAATACTATGGCTACGCCGACAGTGAAGGTGGCGATCGTGGGACGGCCGAATACAGGCAAATCTACTTTAATCAATCAGTTAGCCAAGAAACGGTTAGCTCTTGTCAGCGACCTGCCCGGCACTACCCGAGATATTGTAAGAACAGTGGTGGACACGGGAAAAATCGACCTAGAACTGACCGATACCGCCGGACTGCGGCGGCGCGGTAAAATTGATCGGGGCATCGAAAAATTCAGCTCTTTATTGGTGATTAAAGCGGTTCAAGCTGCTGATCTAGTTTTGTTAGTTATCGATGCTGCCGAAGGAGTACTAGCGCAAGATCTTCATGTCGCTCAGATTATTGAAGAAGAAAAGAAAGGCGTCATTCTGGTAGTTAACAAATGGGATGCGATCGAAAAGAACCCCCGAGTAACTGCCGAATTTGATGTTTATCTGGACGATAAATTTAATTTTCTTACCTGGATGCCGCGTGTATATATTTCCGCCCTCACTGGCCAACGGACCGATAAAGTTATCGGCGCCATTATGCAAGTCTGGGAATCTTTAAATACTAGAATTCCCAGTAAAACTTTGAATAATATTATCAGCGACGCTTATGCGGCTAACCCACCAAAAGGTCGGCGCAAACCGCCAAAAATTTACTTTTCTAGTCAGATCGCTGTAAATCCGCCTACCATTAAATTAAAAGTAAACTACCCCGAAGAATTACATTTCTCTTATTTGCGCTATCTTGGAAAGAAGCTGCGCATTAAATATCCCATGACCGGCGCTCCTATCCGCTGGGAAATCATCAAATCCTCCACATCAGATATGGCATAA
- a CDS encoding U32 family peptidase C-terminal domain-containing protein — protein MANQLIGTVTHYYDKIGVAIIELRDTLKVGDAVKFVKGGDETTQTINSIQIEKAPVDSANKGDIVGIKADQPTKEGTEVYKA, from the coding sequence ATGGCTAACCAATTGATTGGTACCGTCACTCACTACTACGACAAGATCGGAGTAGCGATAATTGAATTACGGGACACGCTTAAAGTGGGCGATGCCGTTAAGTTTGTTAAAGGTGGCGATGAAACCACCCAAACTATCAATTCTATCCAGATTGAAAAGGCTCCGGTTGACTCAGCCAATAAAGGTGATATAGTAGGCATCAAAGCTGACCAGCCCACTAAGGAAGGCACTGAAGTTTATAAAGCCTAA
- a CDS encoding D-alanyl-D-alanine carboxypeptidase family protein, whose protein sequence is MKTVAILLVILNYLTGSTAVMKDNLWGILTDPQAYSLHTLAAQFLHTEPVRDVLYPDPVIDSTSAVLMDLDTGKILYAKDPDKQMAIASITKIMTALVVLNSKSNLDEVYTVSEAANEVSGSRMYLVVGEKMSIDNLLRGALIESANDAAYALAEGTFGSEEQFVVAMNALAASLKLTGTHFTNTWGADEPDHYSCARDLARLTGIALSNETFRDIVAVKKTTVTDIYGKLQHNLTNTNKLVGQYMNIIGVKTGTTDNAGESLVVAAKGESNQTVIVVLLNSPDRFTEGKNLLDWALKAYNWIEPL, encoded by the coding sequence ATGAAAACAGTTGCCATATTATTAGTTATCTTGAATTACCTCACTGGCTCCACTGCCGTGATGAAAGACAATCTTTGGGGGATTCTGACGGATCCGCAAGCGTATTCTTTACATACTCTAGCGGCTCAATTTTTACATACGGAACCGGTCCGGGATGTCCTTTACCCCGATCCGGTGATCGATTCTACTTCCGCTGTCCTAATGGATCTAGATACCGGTAAGATTCTTTACGCCAAAGATCCCGATAAACAAATGGCGATTGCGAGTATCACTAAAATAATGACTGCATTAGTGGTATTAAACAGTAAATCAAATTTGGATGAAGTCTACACCGTATCAGAAGCGGCTAACGAGGTCAGCGGCTCGCGGATGTATTTAGTAGTCGGGGAAAAAATGAGCATAGATAATCTCTTGCGAGGCGCTTTAATCGAGTCAGCTAACGACGCCGCCTACGCTTTAGCGGAAGGAACTTTCGGCAGTGAAGAACAGTTTGTTGTCGCTATGAACGCGCTGGCAGCTTCGTTAAAATTAACCGGTACTCATTTTACTAACACCTGGGGAGCTGATGAACCAGATCATTATTCTTGCGCTCGGGATCTGGCTAGATTAACCGGTATCGCCCTCAGTAATGAAACTTTTCGCGATATTGTAGCGGTTAAAAAAACTACCGTTACCGATATTTATGGAAAATTGCAACATAATTTAACTAACACCAATAAATTAGTCGGACAGTATATGAATATCATCGGAGTAAAAACCGGCACCACCGATAACGCTGGCGAATCGCTGGTCGTCGCTGCCAAGGGAGAGAGCAATCAGACTGTTATCGTTGTACTTCTAAATAGTCCAGATAGATTTACCGAAGGAAAGAATTTACTAGACTGGGCTTTAAAAGCCTACAACTGGATCGAACCCCTGTAG
- the pth gene encoding aminoacyl-tRNA hydrolase, whose protein sequence is MKLIVGLGNPGNQYAKTRHNIGFMVADALAKELGLEFKTSKKYNALFTKSADWELLKPQTFMNNSGTVVQAVSRKHGIPPENILVIMDDLDMEAGKLRYRAEGSSGGHRGLQSVIDNLKTDQIARLKIGIGFPIRARAAAGTSAARAASLERSLTSAHVLGKFTAEQLKQIKVAIPAAIEIINKNFLNY, encoded by the coding sequence GTGAAACTGATAGTCGGATTAGGTAATCCAGGGAACCAATACGCCAAAACTCGCCATAATATTGGATTTATGGTAGCGGATGCATTGGCGAAAGAACTGGGACTAGAATTCAAAACCAGCAAAAAATATAATGCTCTTTTTACTAAATCCGCTGATTGGGAATTACTTAAACCCCAAACTTTTATGAATAACTCCGGCACAGTTGTGCAAGCTGTTTCTCGAAAGCACGGCATTCCTCCAGAGAACATATTAGTAATTATGGATGACCTGGATATGGAAGCCGGCAAGTTGCGCTATAGAGCCGAGGGAAGCAGCGGGGGACATCGCGGCCTGCAATCAGTTATAGATAATTTAAAAACCGATCAAATTGCCCGCCTTAAGATCGGTATTGGATTTCCGATAAGAGCTAGGGCAGCCGCTGGAACTAGCGCTGCACGTGCAGCTAGTTTAGAGCGGAGTTTGACCAGCGCACATGTGCTAGGGAAATTCACAGCTGAGCAATTAAAACAAATAAAAGTTGCCATCCCAGCAGCCATCGAAATTATTAATAAAAATTTTCTAAATTATTAA
- the aspS gene encoding aspartate--tRNA ligase, translating to MERVLAKEALKHTGEVITLKGWVHSIRNMGQIVFMDLRDVTGLIQVVFDENKANLVKDIKPEFVIAITGKVVKRGEKYRNPKLETGEIEVQADDLQIINAAEMPPFEIDQEKVTDEELRLKYRYLDLRHERMKNNLLLRHQVITYMRTFLNERGFTEIETPIITSATPEGARDYLVPSRIYPGKFYALPQSPQQYKQLLMVAGLDKYYQIAKCMRDEDNRGDRQPEFTQLDLEMSFVEEEDILKLTEELFTGLIEKVVPEKEITKTPWPRLTYAEAMKKYKTDKPDLRKDKNDPDELAFAWIIDFPLFEKNTKTGKLDSSHHPFTAFKEGQEDLLDSEPEKVISCSYDFVLNGFEIASGSIRIHDPKTLTKVFSILGLSEEEIQSKFGHMLEAFKYGAPPHGGIAPGIDRLVMILANEPNIREVIAFPKTDKARDPMMDAPREVDAATLKELGLKVIK from the coding sequence ATGGAACGAGTTTTAGCCAAGGAAGCATTAAAACACACTGGGGAAGTTATCACACTCAAAGGTTGGGTCCATAGCATCCGCAACATGGGCCAAATTGTGTTTATGGACCTCCGGGATGTGACTGGCCTCATCCAGGTAGTTTTTGATGAGAATAAAGCCAACTTAGTTAAAGACATCAAACCAGAATTTGTGATAGCTATTACCGGCAAAGTGGTCAAACGGGGAGAAAAATATCGTAATCCCAAACTAGAAACCGGCGAAATTGAAGTACAGGCAGACGACTTACAAATCATCAACGCGGCGGAAATGCCGCCCTTCGAAATCGATCAAGAAAAAGTGACTGACGAAGAGCTCCGCCTGAAATACCGTTATTTGGATTTGCGTCACGAACGGATGAAAAATAACCTTCTTTTGCGCCATCAGGTTATTACTTATATGCGCACTTTTCTTAATGAACGTGGATTTACCGAAATAGAAACTCCCATCATCACTTCGGCCACACCAGAAGGGGCTAGGGACTATCTGGTGCCCTCTAGAATCTATCCTGGCAAGTTCTACGCTCTCCCACAAAGCCCCCAGCAATACAAGCAGCTTTTGATGGTAGCCGGGCTGGATAAATATTACCAAATTGCCAAGTGCATGCGGGACGAAGACAACCGCGGCGACCGCCAGCCTGAGTTCACCCAATTAGATTTAGAGATGTCGTTTGTCGAAGAAGAGGACATCTTAAAGTTAACCGAAGAATTATTTACCGGCCTGATCGAAAAAGTGGTTCCGGAAAAAGAAATTACTAAAACGCCCTGGCCTAGATTAACTTACGCTGAGGCGATGAAAAAATACAAAACCGATAAGCCGGATTTACGCAAAGACAAAAACGATCCCGATGAATTAGCGTTTGCCTGGATTATAGATTTTCCTCTCTTTGAGAAAAACACTAAAACCGGCAAGTTAGATTCTTCCCACCATCCTTTCACTGCTTTTAAAGAAGGACAGGAAGACCTTTTGGACAGCGAGCCGGAAAAAGTGATCAGTTGTTCTTATGATTTTGTCTTAAACGGATTCGAAATTGCCTCTGGCAGTATTAGAATCCACGATCCCAAAACTCTTACCAAAGTATTTTCGATTTTAGGATTATCCGAGGAAGAAATTCAATCTAAATTCGGCCATATGTTGGAGGCTTTTAAATACGGCGCTCCGCCTCATGGAGGGATCGCCCCCGGCATTGATCGCTTGGTGATGATTTTAGCTAACGAACCGAATATTAGAGAAGTGATCGCTTTCCCCAAAACTGACAAAGCCCGCGATCCGATGATGGACGCCCCGCGCGAAGTTGACGCTGCTACATTAAAAGAATTAGGCTTAAAAGTTATTAAGTAA